Proteins encoded within one genomic window of Gambusia affinis linkage group LG09, SWU_Gaff_1.0, whole genome shotgun sequence:
- the tcof1 gene encoding nucleolar protein dao-5 isoform X2 produces MRPKSEKCSKSGERKTRSKAKSVSPRKKTDKPAKIPASPKSVPAKRKKSDEEPSQSVKAKKSKPNTTEKASVDGSDSDSSLDIEKWKKLLDRLTEADVAKMETIDALASESQPKKKRGRKPQAKPLSKADAPVQQNGETIGQNEQGKEKVGTPAKKNAAKRSKKENPAHVSSPSKQSPNKSVKSVEDQQASSELPGKFEKQTELQEMLVPVNAKDEMAQETKKKRKKKKEENEDKIEGSANETNRDGKDGKEKMSEITDQEDAGKTEGAKRTTKEGKMEERGSDNENISELRLQKKKAKKKEKDKSSSEEGLAQIDEKKKRMVVGEENLKQPDKNITPRTPKPKKMKDNNNMEGNLEHVSVGEEESGEQNIEEMVTKEKTSSEEYSTERHKKKEKKKKKMLNEGNSEWVEDDLKANPEQIITSTDETGGNTKCEQNDQGKKPKKRKDKSIMEENLEHGTMAIEENVEDEYNSEQMGGKKKSKKKRESLGCKEEVVQEKKAKKKSEKSDENDLVEKEKPKDDDDHTNDKSTLETDEGSLEITSPLKKKKKKNKLKSDEASEEAEISTQNTSTTQSNSADVHKKKKKSKRTEG; encoded by the exons atgcgTCCGAAATCAGAAAAATGCTCAAAATCAGGAGAACGAAAGACTCGCTCTAAAg CCAAGTCTGTCTCACCAAGGAAGAAGACGGATAAACCAGCTAAAATCCCAGCTTCACCAAAG tctGTTCCagcgaaaagaaaaaaaagtgacgaAGAGCCAAGTCAAAGTGTTAAAGCAAAGAAATCCAAGCCTAACACAACGGAGAAAGCCTCCGTTGACGGATCGGACTCTGACAGCAGTCTGGATATAGAGAAGTGGAAGAAATTACTCGACCGGTTGACAG AGGCCGACGTTGCCAAGATGGAAACCATCGACGCTCTGGCCTCTGAATCGCAACCCAAGAAAAAGAGGGGCAGAAAGCCGCAAGCCAAACCTCTGTCCAAAGCTGACGCGCCCGTCCAGCAAAATGGTGAGACAATTGGACAGAATGAGCAGGGCAAAGAGAAAGTTGGGACTCCAGCAAAGAAGAATGCAGCTAAAAGgagcaagaaagaaaatccagCGCATGTGTCCTCCCCGAGCAAGCAGAGCCcgaataaaagtgtaaaaagtgTAGAGGACCAGCAGGCTTCGTCCGAACTCCCTgggaaatttgaaaaacaaacagaattacAAGAAATGTTGGTCCCTGTGAATGCCAAAGATGAAATGGCacaagaaaccaaaaaaaagaggaaaaagaaaaaagaggaaaatgaggaCAAGATAGAGGGGAGTGCAAATGAGACAAATCGTGATGGAAAAGACGGCAAAGAAAAAATGAGTGAAATCACCGATCAGGAGGACGCTGGTAAGACAGAAGGAGCAAAGAGAACGACTAAAGAAGGAAAGATGGAAGAGAGAGGCAGTGACAatgagaacatttctgagttacgtttacagaaaaaaaaagcaaaaaagaaggagaaagacaAATCCAGCAGCGAGGAAGGTTTAGCTCAAATAGacgaaaagaagaaaaggatgGTTGTTGGTGAAGAAAATTTGAAACAGccagataaaaatattacaccTCGTACAccaaaaccaaagaaaatgaaagacaatAACAATATGGAGGGTAATTTAGAACATGTAAGTGTTGGGGAGGAAGAAAGTGGCGAGCAAAACATTGAAGAAATGgtaacaaaagagaaaaccagTAGTGAGGAATATTCGACTGAAAggcataaaaagaaagaaaagaagaagaaaaagatgctTAATGAAGGGAATTCAGAATGGGTAGAAGATGATTTAAAAGCAAATCCAGAGCAAATCATAACAAGTACAGATGAAACTGGAGGCAACACGAAATGCGAGCAAAACGATCAGGgaaagaaaccaaagaaaaggaaagacaaaagcATTATGGAGGAAAATTTAGAGCATGGAACTATGGCAatagaagaaaatgttgaagatGAATACAATTCAGAGCAAATGGGTGGGAAgaagaaatcaaagaagaaaagagagtcTCTTGGCTGCAAAGAGGAAGTAGttcaagaaaagaaagcaaaaaagaagAGTGAGAAGTCTGATGAAAATGATTTAGTTGAAAAAGAGAAGCCAAAAGATGACGATGATCATACGAACGATAAATCTACTTTAGAGACCGACGAGGGGAGTCTGGAAATCACAAGtcctctgaaaaaaaagaaga agaaaaacaaattaaaatcagacgAGGCTTCAGAGGAAGCTGAAATTTCTACACAAAATACCTCGACAACACAATCTAACTCAGCTGACGTCCACAAAAAG aaaaagaaatccaagaGGACAGAGGGGTGA
- the arsia gene encoding arylsulfatase I, whose product MATTTLTGFSVMSLLSLGYLSWDLMSPNQVENEPDQTFNDRSPVQQPPHIIFIMTDDQGFNDIGYHSSDIRTPVLDKLAADGVKLENYYVQPICTPSRSQLITGRYQIHTGLQHSIIRPRQPNCLPFDQVTLPQRLQQLGYSTHMVGKWHLGFYKKECLPTRRGFDTYLGSLTGSMNYYTYESCDGPELCGFDLHEGELVAWRHRGKYSTHLYTQRVRKILAAHDPLSQPLFIFLSFQAVHTPLQCPQEYIHPYKELENVARRKYAAMVSIVDEAVRNITYALRKYGFYQNSVLIFSTDNGGQPLSGGSNWPLRGRKGTYWEGGVRGLGFVHSPLLRRKRRVSKALVHITDWYPTLVGLAGGNESLTEGVDGYNVWEAISEGKESPRFEILHNIDPLYNYARTGSLQKGFGIWNTAIQASIRTGDWKLLTGDPGYGDWIPPPILPGFPREYWNLERHIKPRKSVWLFNVSGDPYERFDLSEQRPDVVKELLARLVYYNRTAVPVRYPSEDPQADPQLNGGAWGPWMGDEEEENLDTVYKKENMEWKRKFKTFKSRSFFRRLNTRMMSNKI is encoded by the exons ATGGCAACAACAACCCTGACTGGTTTCTCAGTGATGAGCCTGCTGAGCCTTGGCTACCTGAGCTGGGATCTGATGAGCCCCAATCAGGTGGAAAACGAGCCTGACCAAACTTTCAATGACAGGTCTCCTGTCCAGCAACCTCCTCATATAATCTTTATCATGACAGATGACCAGGGCTTCAACGACATTGGCTATCACAGCTCTGACATTAGGACACCTGTACTGGATAAACTGGCTGCAGATGGTGTGAAGCTGGAGAATTATTATGTTCAGCCCATCTGTACACCGTCCCGAAGTCAACTCATCACCGGCAG GTATCAAATTCATACTGGCCTTCAGCACTCCATCATCCGCCCACGCCAACCCAACTGCCTGCCCTTTGACCAGGTCACCCTCCCTCAGAGACTTCAGCAGCTCGGCTACTCAACCCACATGGTTGGCAAGTGGCACCTGGGCTTCTACAAGAAGGAGTGCTTGCCCACTAGACGAGGCTTTGACACATATTTGGGCTCTCTGACAGGCAGCATGAACTATTACACATATGAGTCCTGTGATGGCCCTGAACTTTGTGGTTTTGATCTCCATGAGGGTGAATTGGTTGCCTGGAGACACAGGGGTAAATACTCCACACATCTGTACACTCAGAGAGTTCGCAAGATCCTAGCGGCCCATGATCCTTTGTCCCAGCCACTCTTCATCTTCCTGTCCTTTCAAGCTGTTCACACACCTTTGCAGTGTCCCCAGGAGTACATCCACCCGTATAAGGAGCTGGAGAATGTTGCACGTAGGAAGTATGCCGCAATGGTCTCCATTGTAGATGAAGCTGTTCGCAACATAACGTATGCTCTCCGCAAGTATGGATTCTATCAAAACAGCGTCCTAATTTTCTCCACTGATAATGGTGGCCAGCCTTTGTCTGGAGGCAGCAATTGGCCACTTCGAGGACGTAAAGGTACTTACTGGGAGGGTGGTGTCCGAGGTTTAGGGTTTGTCCATAGCCCTCTCttgaggaggaaaaggagggtTAGTAAAGCACTGGTACACATTACTGACTGGTATCCCACATTGGTTGGGTTGGCAGGTGGCAATGAGTCCCTGACTGAGGGAGTTGATGGGTACAATGTCTGGGAGGCCATCAGTGAAGGAAAAGAGTCACCCAGATTTGAGATACTCCACAATATCGACCCTTTGTACAACTATGCACGCACTGGATCCCTGCAGAAAGGATTTGGGATTTGGAATACCGCAATTCAGGCCTCCATACGAACAGGAGACTGGAAACTTCTGACCGGAGATCCTGGTTATGGAGATTGGATCCCACCTCCTATTCTTCCAGGTTTTCCTAGGGAATATTGGAACCTGGAGAGACACATTAAACCTCGTAAATCTGTGTGGCTCTTTAATGTTTCCGGAGATCCCTATGAACGTTTTGACCTGTCTGAACAGAGGCCAGATGTTGTGAAGGAGCTCTTAGCCAGACTGGTGTACTACAACAGGACGGCAGTACCTGTAAGGTATCCCTCAGAGGACCCACAGGCAGATCCCCAACTAAATGGGGGAGCCTGGGGTCCCTGGATgggagatgaagaggaggagaactTAGATACTgtttacaagaaagaaaacatggaatgGAAAAGAAAGTTTAAGACGTTCAAAAGTAGGTCATTTTTTAGAAGACTCAACACAAGGATGATGTCCAACAAAATAtag
- the tcof1 gene encoding nucleolar and coiled-body phosphoprotein 1 isoform X1, giving the protein MSVNASQLELNQLIYRHLKEHGFLSAAEELQRQSPQGESKPSVSLLDIYKSWLKDPKKKMRPKSEKCSKSGERKTRSKAKSVSPRKKTDKPAKIPASPKSVPAKRKKSDEEPSQSVKAKKSKPNTTEKASVDGSDSDSSLDIEKWKKLLDRLTEADVAKMETIDALASESQPKKKRGRKPQAKPLSKADAPVQQNGETIGQNEQGKEKVGTPAKKNAAKRSKKENPAHVSSPSKQSPNKSVKSVEDQQASSELPGKFEKQTELQEMLVPVNAKDEMAQETKKKRKKKKEENEDKIEGSANETNRDGKDGKEKMSEITDQEDAGKTEGAKRTTKEGKMEERGSDNENISELRLQKKKAKKKEKDKSSSEEGLAQIDEKKKRMVVGEENLKQPDKNITPRTPKPKKMKDNNNMEGNLEHVSVGEEESGEQNIEEMVTKEKTSSEEYSTERHKKKEKKKKKMLNEGNSEWVEDDLKANPEQIITSTDETGGNTKCEQNDQGKKPKKRKDKSIMEENLEHGTMAIEENVEDEYNSEQMGGKKKSKKKRESLGCKEEVVQEKKAKKKSEKSDENDLVEKEKPKDDDDHTNDKSTLETDEGSLEITSPLKKKKKKNKLKSDEASEEAEISTQNTSTTQSNSADVHKKKKKSKRTEG; this is encoded by the exons ATGTCTGTGAACGCATCACAACTGGAGCTGAACCAGCTCATCTACCGCCATTTGAAGGAGCATGGTTTCCTTTCAGCTGCAGAGGAGCTTCAGAGGCAGAGCCCACAG GGGGAGTCAAAACCATCAGTCTCTTTATTGGACATCTACAAATCATGGTTAAA GgacccaaaaaagaaaatgcgTCCGAAATCAGAAAAATGCTCAAAATCAGGAGAACGAAAGACTCGCTCTAAAg CCAAGTCTGTCTCACCAAGGAAGAAGACGGATAAACCAGCTAAAATCCCAGCTTCACCAAAG tctGTTCCagcgaaaagaaaaaaaagtgacgaAGAGCCAAGTCAAAGTGTTAAAGCAAAGAAATCCAAGCCTAACACAACGGAGAAAGCCTCCGTTGACGGATCGGACTCTGACAGCAGTCTGGATATAGAGAAGTGGAAGAAATTACTCGACCGGTTGACAG AGGCCGACGTTGCCAAGATGGAAACCATCGACGCTCTGGCCTCTGAATCGCAACCCAAGAAAAAGAGGGGCAGAAAGCCGCAAGCCAAACCTCTGTCCAAAGCTGACGCGCCCGTCCAGCAAAATGGTGAGACAATTGGACAGAATGAGCAGGGCAAAGAGAAAGTTGGGACTCCAGCAAAGAAGAATGCAGCTAAAAGgagcaagaaagaaaatccagCGCATGTGTCCTCCCCGAGCAAGCAGAGCCcgaataaaagtgtaaaaagtgTAGAGGACCAGCAGGCTTCGTCCGAACTCCCTgggaaatttgaaaaacaaacagaattacAAGAAATGTTGGTCCCTGTGAATGCCAAAGATGAAATGGCacaagaaaccaaaaaaaagaggaaaaagaaaaaagaggaaaatgaggaCAAGATAGAGGGGAGTGCAAATGAGACAAATCGTGATGGAAAAGACGGCAAAGAAAAAATGAGTGAAATCACCGATCAGGAGGACGCTGGTAAGACAGAAGGAGCAAAGAGAACGACTAAAGAAGGAAAGATGGAAGAGAGAGGCAGTGACAatgagaacatttctgagttacgtttacagaaaaaaaaagcaaaaaagaaggagaaagacaAATCCAGCAGCGAGGAAGGTTTAGCTCAAATAGacgaaaagaagaaaaggatgGTTGTTGGTGAAGAAAATTTGAAACAGccagataaaaatattacaccTCGTACAccaaaaccaaagaaaatgaaagacaatAACAATATGGAGGGTAATTTAGAACATGTAAGTGTTGGGGAGGAAGAAAGTGGCGAGCAAAACATTGAAGAAATGgtaacaaaagagaaaaccagTAGTGAGGAATATTCGACTGAAAggcataaaaagaaagaaaagaagaagaaaaagatgctTAATGAAGGGAATTCAGAATGGGTAGAAGATGATTTAAAAGCAAATCCAGAGCAAATCATAACAAGTACAGATGAAACTGGAGGCAACACGAAATGCGAGCAAAACGATCAGGgaaagaaaccaaagaaaaggaaagacaaaagcATTATGGAGGAAAATTTAGAGCATGGAACTATGGCAatagaagaaaatgttgaagatGAATACAATTCAGAGCAAATGGGTGGGAAgaagaaatcaaagaagaaaagagagtcTCTTGGCTGCAAAGAGGAAGTAGttcaagaaaagaaagcaaaaaagaagAGTGAGAAGTCTGATGAAAATGATTTAGTTGAAAAAGAGAAGCCAAAAGATGACGATGATCATACGAACGATAAATCTACTTTAGAGACCGACGAGGGGAGTCTGGAAATCACAAGtcctctgaaaaaaaagaaga agaaaaacaaattaaaatcagacgAGGCTTCAGAGGAAGCTGAAATTTCTACACAAAATACCTCGACAACACAATCTAACTCAGCTGACGTCCACAAAAAG aaaaagaaatccaagaGGACAGAGGGGTGA